The segment ACCGTCGATGTCTGGAGCTTGCTGAGAAGTACGGCCTTGCAAGAGCAAGTCTGTCTCTTCAGAGAAACCTTCAACCAGAACTTCCACCGTCTTACCGATGAACGCGCGATGTTTTTCGCGAGAAATGTTCTGTTGAACTTCCATCACAGCTTCAAAGCGCTGTTGTTTTGTCTCTTCATCCACTTGGGCATCCATCTTACCGCCCGGAGTGCCTTCTTCTGGAGAATACTGGAAGCAACCAACGCGATCGAACTGTTGCTCAGCGATGAACTCAAGAAGCTCTTCGAATTGCTCTTCTGTTTCACCAGGGAAACCAACGATGAACTGAGTACGAATCACAGCATCGGGAATTTCCGTACGGATAATTCTCAAAGCCTCTTCGATCTCTTTACGAGTCATCTTACGATTCATCGACTTCAGAACAGCATCGTTGATATGCTGCAAAGGCATATCGAAGTACTTAACAAGTTTCTTGTTGTTCTTAATAAGGTCGATCATCTCAGGAGTGATACCATCTGGATAGAGGTACAAAAGACGGATCCACTCGATGCCTTCAACTTCAGTGAGTGCGCGAAGAAGCTCTACTGGGCTTTCTTTTGCTTCTGGGTTCTTACGGCGAAGATCCCAGCCATAGTCTGTGAAGTCATGGCTAATGATGATGAGTTCTTTCACGCCGCCCGCAGCAAGAAGTTTTGCTTCGTTCACAACGTTAGCGATTGTACGAGATTGCAAGTTACCGCGGATCAAAGGAATCGCACAGAACGCACAACGCTTCATGCAACCTTCAGAGATTTTCAAATAAGCTCTGTGACCCGGCTGAGAATTCACGCGCGGAGTCGCTTCTTCTTGAAGGTAGGTCGGAAGATTAAAGAATGTCTTTTTCTTCTCGCCAGCATCGTTATTACGCAAGATCTTAGCGATATTCTGGAATTCACCAGAACCGACGAAAAGATCGGCTTCTGGCAGACCTTCAACCAAGTCATCTTTATAACGCTGAGTAAGGCAGCCCGCGACCACAACCTTTTTCAACTGGCCAGACTTCTTGAGCTCTCCCATTTCCAAAATTCTTTGAATGGATTCCTTTTTAGAGTCCTCGATGAAACCGCATGTGTTGACGATCACCGTGTCAGCTTCGCTGTGGTCACCTACAACTTCAAAGCCATCTTTTAGCAACGTGCCGGCCATGATCTCAGAGTCGACGAGATTCTTCGGGCAACCGAGACTGATAAAGTGAACTTTTTTAGTGCCGTTTGTAATTTCCTGCTTCATAGATTTGTTACCTGAGCGTCTTTCGGAATTTTGTATTTGAAGAGATCTTTGTTTTCTTTAGAAATAAATTCTGTTTTCTTCAGCTGAATTTCCGTCGTATTATCGACGTCATCCTTGTACGAGATCTTTTTGATCTGCTTAGTTTTCAAATCCACGTCAAGGGTTAAGCCCTTCACCCGCAGATCGCCTGAAAGCGGCTGAAGCTCGACATTCAGAGTTTCTTTGTCAGATTTTTCGCTGATCACTTTGAAGTTCTTGTCGATAGGTTCTTTACCGATCAAAGTTGAAATCAAGATTTGCGACTTTGTGTTTTTATCCAACTTTGCTTTCGCAACTTGCACAGGGCCGCCGAGATCTTTCGGTGGATACTGAACGTTCCAGATTGTATCACCATCGAATAGCAACAATGTTTGCTCAGGAGTTTCGTTTTCCCAGCGGAACTTTCCTTGCGACAAGTAGATCTCGCCTTCGTAGTTCGTCGTCTTACCTAAAAGTTCTGACGTTACTTTTTTATCCGCTTCAATTTTCACGAGCTTGCTGTTGCGATATTTTTTGCTAACTTCTTTGAGAACTGAAACAGCAGATGCGGGCTTTTTCTCTTTGCTCTTTGCTACGGCCGCGAAAGTAGGGCCCATACCAACGAACACCAAAATAGAGAGTAAAATGGGGAATTTAGACATTCAGTTCTTATATCAAATCCCTGGACGCTCCGCAAGAGAGGCCCCTCTGCGCCAAGGCCCAGACTGCAAAATCTCTAGGCTTCCCGAGAGTACGCCACGCAGCCCGCGCTGTTGATCCGGTGGTCACGACATCGTCGACGAATATAACGTGCTTTCCCGCACTTTTAGCGTTGAAGTCCCTCTGTGTAAAATTTTCAGCCCACTCCATAGCGGTCCGTTCACGCTGCGAGCGCGTGCGCTTTTTCTGCGATCCGGTGGACTCTACCCTCGACAAACAATTGTAGAGCTCACAGCCTACGCCCCCGTCTACAAGAGCTTGGACAAAGTAATGGGCGTGATCTTCACAGCCGTTCCGTGAGGGTGCTGGAATCAGCAGATACTGTTTGCCAGACGCCTTTTCACTCCAGTGCCTGCGAAGAAATTCCTCGGCATAATGCTGCCAAAGTTTTTTCCCACCCGACCCTTTCAACGCGCGAATAAGTTTCGACAGTACTTCCTGTTTGCCAGGGATCCATTTGAACAAGGCTTCGACCGGGAGTTTGTGGATGTGTTGGTGGAAAAGCCCACCATCCTGTTGCTGCCAATTCCAGAGGTCTTCTGAACAAAACGCACAAAGCCCGTCCGGTCCGCGATCTAGAGATCCGCAATACAGACAACCACGAAGACCAAACCAAAGCAGTTTTTCACTGAGAAACATGCCTCTGTCAGAAGCAAAAATGGTTCCTAAGAGTTGTGGTAAGGAAGATTTCTAATGATCGTAAACGCTCGATAGATTTGCTCAAGCGCCACTGTTTGTGCCAACAGGTGATTCATTACCATCGGTGAAAGTGTCACAACCAGCTGGGCCCGGCTGCGAACTTCATCAGAAACACCATAGGCACCGCCAATAATGAAAACCGCGCGTTTCTTAGAGCTTGAAAGAACGCTCTCAATTTTTTTGGAAAACTCAATCGAGTTAAAGGACTTTCCCCGCTCATCAAACAAGATCACAAAGTCGTCGTTGCTCAACGAGGAAAGAATCAACTCGGATTCTTCCTTCTTTTTCACAGCCGCTTCGTCACGAGAGGACTTCTTCGGCTTGAGGGTTAGAATTTCAAAGGGATTAAAGTGCGATATCTTTTGCGTATACAACCTCGCGGCTTCGTCCGCCCAGGCCTCTTTAGCAGTGGCAAGGTTGTATAAGACAAATTTCATAGACTAGTTAGCAGCGTCTTTAAGACTCAATTCGCGGCCATCTTTCCAGAGCTTTTCCAGAGAGTATTCTTGGCGAACGAAATCATAGAACACGTGAACAATCAAAGAACCATAGTCCACAAGAACCCAACGGCCTTCTTCGATACCTTCCACACTGAGTGGAAGGACGTTGTATTCGTCTTTTACAGCTTCGACAACATTCTCAGCCAATGAAACCGCATGACGCGTGCTCGTACCAGAAGCGATCAAAGAGTATTCCGTAGGAGCTGCCAATGTCGTCAGGTCAAACCCACGAACTTGGATCGCTTTCTTTTCAGAAAGAACACGGCCGCAGAACTCAGTGAACTTTTCGAAGTCGCCGACTTTTTCACCGATCGGACGATAAAGCTTATGTTCCTTGATGTAGTTTTCAACTGACAACGGCAATACTTTTTCAACCGGACGGCCCGTGCGTAAAAGCTTACGAACTTCAGTCGCAGAAACCTCAACGTCTTGCAGACGGATGAACTGAACGTTACGGCCAGTTGTGAGCTCGATGAAGTTGAAATCGTATTCAGCAACAAGAGACTTTAAGAACTCAGGCAACTCATCAGCTTCGCTTGGGATATCCCAGCCTGGACGAGTTGTGACGATCAAGTTCGCCTCAGTAAGAATCTTTTGATAGTCTTTCCACTGGCTAAATTCTTCGAATTGATCCGCACCGATAATAAGGAACAAATCTTCAGGATCGACGTCTTTACGAAGATTTTGAACCGTATCAATTGTATAGCTTAAGCCACCACGTTTAATTTCCTGGTCATCAACGAAGAACTGCTTACCGTAGGTGTTCAAAGCAAGTTTCACGAGCTCCAAGCGTTGTTCGTTAGAAGGGCCCGCAATCGGAACTTTCAACGGGTTTTGAGCCGCAGGAACCACGTGAATCTTATCGAGACCCGCTTTTTTCTGCACAGTCAAAAGACTGTTGATGTGGCCCATGTGTGGTGGATTAAAACTTCCGCCGAAAATACCGACTCTCATACTACTTGTCCTCTTGGAAAACCTTACGAGTCAATTCAATGACTAGTTCTTTAATATTCTTTCCGGTCACTGCAGAAATCACCAACGGCTCAACGCCCGTTTTCTTTTTGAAAGTGGATTTTAATTTCTCGAGTTGATCGGAACTCAATGTATCAATTTTATTAAGTACTACGAGCTGAGGACGATCGCGCAAAGAGAAGAAACCCTCTTTATCCGCACTGTCTTCATCGTATCTTTCAAGTTCATAGTTAATATCTTCATAGTCCTGAACTGGATCCCGGCCAGACAAGCCGGATGCATCCACCAAGTGAATAAAGAACCGAGTGCGCTCGATATGTTTTAGGAACTGAATTCCCAAACCAACGCCTTGATGCGCGCCCTTAACCAGTCCTGGGATGTCGGCAACGACGAAGGATTTAAAGTCCGCCGCTTTCACAACACCCAAGTTTGGTGTTAACGTGGTAAATGGATAATCTGCGATTTTTGGCTTCGCCGCTGAAATACGAGAGATTAAAGTCGACTTACCTGCATTCGGAAAACCGATGATACCCACGTCAGCGATCAGCTTAAGCTCTAGTTTAATTTCAAGCTCTTCACCGTCTTCGCCAGGTTGAGCGTGCTCTGGAGCTTGGTTCGTGCTGGTTTTAAAGAAATGATTTCCTTTACCGCCACGACCACCTTTAAGGAGCGTGTATTCTTCGATGCCAGTCATGTCCACTAGAACTTCGCCATCCATATTACGAATGAGAGTTCCTTCAGGAACAACAAGAACCATGTCTTGTCCATTGGCGCCCGAACTTTTTGAAGCCGTGCCTGGATGACCATCTTCAGCTGGATATTTTTTGTTATGACGAATATCAATCAGAGAATTTACGTGCTTTGAAGCCTTGAGGACAACGTCACCACCCTTGCCGCCGTCACCACCATCAGGACCACCACGTGGCATCATCGATTCGCGACGGAAACTAACGGCGCCTGGGCCACCGTGACCCGAGGAAACTGTGATTGTAACTTCATCAATAAACTTCATAGGAATACCGCGCCCAAATCAAGTGGGCTCAAATGCAAAAAGGGACCGAACATCGGCCCCTCTTTAACTACTGGAATTAGCTTTGCTTGTACAAACCTAATTGACGAGTTGTATCAATTACGCAGTTTTAGGATAAACGCTAACTTTGAAACGCTCTTTAGAGAAACGCTCAAATTTAACCAATCCATCGATAACTGAATAGATAGTGTAGTCACGTCCCATTTTCACGTTGTTGCCAAGGTGGAACTTTGTACCACGTTGACGAACGATGATTGTACCTGGGAGAACTTGCTCGCCACCGAATCTTTTTACACCAAGTCGCTTACTCTGTGAATCGCGACCATTCTTCGTACTACCGCCGGCCTTCTTACTTGCCATGACCTATACCTCGTTCAAATAAATTAGAAATTACTTTTTAGTAGCTTTTTTAGCTGCTTTTTTCTTAGCGCCGGCTTTTGCTGGCTTCTTAGTAGCTTTCTTAGCTGTCGCCTTTTTAGCTACTTTCTTTTTAGCAACTTTTTTAGCTTCTGTCTTCAAAGTTTCAGCTGCAGCTTTACCGCCACCTACTGCTGCTTCAGCGCGTGCTTTACGATCCGCTTGTTTATCAGCGATTCTTTGTACGCGTGCTGCTGCGATGTCAGTTACGTTTGCAGTTGATTCAGCTTTAACAGATTTTCCGTCTGGAGATGTGATCGCCTTAACGAAAATTTCTGTGAAATCTTGTTTATGAGTGTTGAAACGGCGATAGCCTTGGCGACGTTTCTTTTTGAATACGATCACTTTGCGAGTGCGAGCTTGCTTAGTAACTACAACAGTTACTTTCGCATTCTTAACTACTGGTTGACCGATAACAGCAGCATCGCCGCCGATCATGAGAACTTCAGTGATATCGAATTCTTTACCAAGATCTTGCTCAAGCTTTTCTACTTGAAGAACATCACCTGCTTGAACTTTATATTGTTTTCCGCCGGTACGAATAATTGCGTACATGAATAACCTCCAGCTACCCGAAATAAGCCATGTGTAAATGCCACCTTGCACCAGTCTTTGTCAACTGATTAGATCTATTTTTTAGGCAACTTCGGAGAGTAGGAGAGATTATCTTGGGTGCCCCGCGAAAGCAACCGAATTTATCGGCGCCTTCGTGTGGACAATGCTGTTGTGATTTCGGTGGGTTAGCCTGCTTTTGTGACGGACATGTCAGGCGAAATTTGCTGGACTATTTCAAACCAGGGAAGGCCACTTTCATGGCTTTGATCCTCTCTTCTGCGGCTTTTTTAATCATCGGATCTGCGCTCCGAGCGGCCATTTGCAGCTCCTGGTAGCTCGCATGGACCGTCGACTCCATCACCTGGGAGGCGCCTGGGCCGTTTCTGTACTGACGTTGGCTGCGGATGTCTCGCTCAATGGCGTTCCACTTAGCTTTTGTGACTTCGGCGAGCTTTTCGGTATTTCCGGAAAAGGCCGAGAGGCTCTCAAGCTCCCCCAGATCACGCTCGCTCATCGAAGAGAGCTTCTGGCGAGCGGCCGTTGGATTTGAAAAATCTACCTTATTTTCTTTAACTAAAGCGGCGTAGGCCTTTTTGTAAGCGGCTTGAGCTTCTTGCGTTTTACCTAGAGCACTGGAAGCTTCCGCATGAAGACGATAATACTGAGAATAGTCGTTCTTTGCCGCAAGCTCCGAATATTTGGTATAGGCCTTGAGCTTGTCGGCCTCAGACCAACCGGTGATACCATTTCTCATCAAAATATTAGTTTCTTCTTTGGTGAAATAGGCTTTGCCCGTTGCCGGGTTGATCTCAGAAGCAAGCTTTGCCTTAGCTTCCAGGTCCTTCTTTGTCAGTGTCGAATAGGTGCGGCCTTCGACAGTGCCGATTTCGTGCATCTTCTGTAGTTGGTTGGCCTCATCGACTGTCAGTTTGCGACCTGTGATGCCTTCAAATGCAGAGACACGCTCTTGATTGGTCATTGAGCCCGCAATATTTAGAATTTCTTCTTTTTGTGCTTGGCTTGTCAGAGCTTGGCCCGCGCCACCTGCTCCCCGGCGATCCGCCGCTTGGACCTTGCTGACGAGTTCTTCGACTTTGCCAGTGGATTGAACAGCTCTCTCGGCCTCTCCGGCCTTCGCGAGATTTGAAGCGGCTGCGACTTTTTCCGCTTTGCTAGCAACCCCTGCAATGCGGGCCACTTTTGCCGCGATACCAACGCCACCTGCTGCAATCGTGCCTACTGAAAGCATTCCTTCGCAGATCATCGCTGTTGCACGAAGAGTGTTATAGCATTCGTACTTTACACCCAGCTCATGAATCTTCTTTTTTGCGAGCTCAACGGCGCTCGGCCCATTGCTTTCGCGCGAGTTCATCTTCTTAATCCAGTCGACGTATTCTTTCTCTTCAGGATTAAACTTGGCATTTGTATCTGTGATACGAGAGCGAACTTTGTCCATTGCCACAAAGCCTTGGCGAGTTTGCATCATTCGTAAGCCCGCTTTGAGTTGAGCGCATGGCACCCGGCTGAAAACTTCGTCTGCCGGCACTTCCACTTGCAACATCTTTGGCACTGTTGAGTTGTAACTGGTGTAGATGGCTTTTTTGAGCTTTGGATCTTTGTCGCACTTTTCGTTGTCGGCTTTTTCTTGTTGAGCATCGACAACCATCTTCGCAACGCCTTCGCCGATGGCCGTACCTAAACCGACGAATGTGTCTTTTACGAAGTTCCAGCCGCCGAGTGCACAACCCGCTTGAATGTTCGCGTAATTTTCCAAAGCGCGCATGAGTTGCCCGCGATCTTTACATTGAAGCTCGTAGTCTTTAGGGTCGCCGCCTTCGGCTTTGATTTGAGTGTAAACCTGCTGGCACTCTTGGGATTTTTTAACTTCTTCGCAGGTATGATTCTGCAATTGATCCAAATGGGTTAAAGCAAATTGGCTATCGTAAGGACTGCAGGTATCGGCAGCGAGTCCTGTTGCTCCCAAGAAGAATATAGCTAGTGTAAGTATCCAGCGTACCATGGACAACGTATCGGCGTTCTTCCATGGTTACAAGACGGGACTTTTGGCTTAAACGAAGAAGATCTCGTACTGCTCGATGTGGTAGTTTGGCTCAATTTTAAACGCCATGGAGCGGCCGAGTTTTTTCTCGACATGTTCAAGGCTTTCGCCTTCCATTTCGTAGATCCAATCCACCACTTCTGCATGACAGTGAACAACGATGTTGGTCTTTTTGTTTTCAAGAATGCCGGCGTCGCGCTCAAGCTCACGGAAGATCTCGTTTGCGATCGTTGATTTGCGTTTAATGTAGCCTTTGCCTTCGCAGTAGGAGCATGGCTCGCACAAGGTTTTAATCAGGCTTGGACGGATACGTTTACGAGTCATTTCAACTAAACCTAGCTGCGACATCGAAACGATGTTGGTGCGAGCACGGTCGCGCTGAAGTTCTTCGGCCAAAGCATCGAGAACTTTTTCACGGTGAGATTCTTTTTCCATATCGATGAAATCGATGATGATAATCCCGCCGCAGTTACGAATTCTGAGCTGATGCGCGATCTCGCGAACGGCTTCAAGATTGGTTTTCAAAATCGTATCTTCGAGGTCTTTTTTGCCGACAAATTTACCGGTGTTCACGTCGATCACGACAAGCGCTTCCGCCTCATCAATCACGATATAACCACCCGACTTCAACCACATTTTTCTTTCCATCGAACGAGAGATCTCGATATCGATATCATAGAGGTCAAAGAGAGGTTTTTTCTCTTCGTAGAAGACGATGTTTTGTTTGTACTTGGGCATCAGCTGAGTCACGAATTTCGCAACTTTTTTGTGAATTTCGACGTCATCCACCCACACGCTGGAAACGTTTTCGCTCATCAGGTCTCTGAGTGCGCGAAGTTCAACCTCGGGCTCTTGGTGAATCAAGCCAGGAGTTTTCTTCTTTTCGTAGTTTTTGAAAACTTCTTTGCCGAGACGATCAAGATACTCGATATCAGAACGAAGGCTTTCTTCAGCCGCACCCTCGCCCGCTGTACGAACAATCACGCCCCCTTGCGGGTTGATTTTCTGAACGATGTGACGAAGACGCTCACGCTCTTCTTCGCTCTCGATTCTGCGCGAGACACCTAAGTGACGAACGGTTGGTAAATACACGACGAAACGACCCGGCAAAGAAATATGCGTCGTTAAACGCGCACCCTTCGTGCCAAGAGGATCTTTTGCTACTTGAACAAGAATAGATTGGCCTTCTTTGATCAAATCTTGGATCGGAGTTTTATTGTGATGCGAAGTAGGTGGTGGTGATTCAGTGTCTGCATCCGCACCCAATACGTCGTCACGATCTAAATCCGCGAAAGGATATGCGCCAGAGTCGACATCTTCACGGATGTCACCGACGTACAAGAATGCGGCTTTATCTAGACCAATGTCTACGAACGCAGCCTGCATTCCCGGAAGAACGCGAATCACGTGTCCGCGATAAACTGAGCCGACCAAGGTCGGGGAGGTTTTTCTTTCGATTTTGAGGTCCGTCAACACGCCAGATTCGATATAGGCAACGCGAGTTTCATGCGGTTTAACATTGATGAGAATTTCTGCTGACATACTTAAGACCTCTTCACCTGTCCTTAGTCCAGTTCGGCGTACAAATGCAATGAGTATTTAAATTTTAAGGGGTTTTCGCCGAAAAGATAAGTGAAAACCTGCGTGAAAGGGTGAACATGGCAACGATAGACGAACTATTTAAACTGATGGTCGATCAAGGCGCATCGGATCTTCACATTACAAGTGGTGCCCCGCCATATCTTCGCCTTCATGGTAACATGATTGCTTTGAATTATCGCGAACTTTCTAGCCAAGACGTTCAAGGTTTGATCTTTGAAATTCTCAGCGAAAAACAGAAAAAGTCTTTCATCGAAAAATGGGAACTCGACTGCGCTTATACACTCGCAGGCGTTGGCCGTTTCCGTTGCAACATTTTCATGCAGCGTAAAGGTCTTGGTGCCGTCTTTCGTATCATTCCAGAGAAGATTAAAACAGCTCAAGAGTTGAATTTGCCACCGGCAATCATGGACGTTATCGATTGCGAAAAAGGTTTGATTCTTGTGACAGGTCCTACGGGTTCTGGTAAGTCGACGACTCTGGCGTCATTGATCCATCATATCAACGCCACTCGTGAAGCACACATTATCACGGTTGAAGACCCGATCGAGTTCGTGCATCCAAACATCAAATCTCTTATCAACCAACGTGAAGTTGGTAGCCACACGAAGTCTTTCGCCAATGCGTTGAAAGCCGCGCTCCGCGAAGACCCGGATATCTTGCTCGTGGGTGAGTTGCGTGACTTGGAAACGATCTCTCTTGCATTGACGGCTGCGGAAACGGGACACATCGTGTTCGGAACTCTGCACACCAACAGTGCGGCAAAAACAATTGACCGTATCATTGACGTTTTCCCTTCTGGCCAGCAACAGCAGATCAGAACGATGCTCGCGGAGAGCTTGCGTGGAGTTATCGCGCAAACACTCTTTACTCGCGCGGATGGTCAAGGCCGTATTGCCGCCTACGAGATCATGAGAAATACCAAAGCGATTGGTAACTTGATTCGTGAGAGCAAAATCCATCAAATCCCTTCGGCAATGCAAACAGGATCTTCTAGTGGTATGATTCTTTTCGAAAAATACATTGAAGATTTGGTTAGAAAAGGAAAGGTTTCTGCACACGACGCAAAAACGTTCCTCGGCAAAGAGGGCGACACGACCGTTGCCGGTCCTGGTGGCGCAACGAAAATTGGTTAATCCCTGGCGGCTCGAAAGAGCCGCTAAGTTTTTGTGCCTCTATAAAACTTGCTAGCTTTTTGACTTTATAGCTAAGACTCGATAACCTCCCTATGAGCGAAACCGGGAGGTCCTTTTGAAAAATCTCGCCTCATACATTGATCATACAATTCTCAAGCCTGAGACCACCGAAGCACAAGTTCGACAGATCTGCCAAGAGGCTCTCGATAATAAATTCTTTAGCGTTTGTGTGAACACAAGCTTTGTTCCTCTGTGTAAAACTCTGTTGAAAAGTTCGCAGGTAAAAGTTTGCGCTGTTGTCGGCTTTCCTCTGGGTGCTATGAGCACTCCGGCAAAAGCTTTCGAAACTCAGTGGGCTGTTGAAAATGGCGCTGATGAAATCGATATGGTGATTCAGATTGGTGAACTCAAAGGCGGAAACTACGATTACGTTCGCGAAGACATTCGCAAGGTGGTTGAAGCCGCTCAAGGCCGCACTGTAAAAGTCATCATCGAGACCTCCCTGCTCACGCAAAATGAAAAGATCAAAGCTTGCGAGCTCAGCAAAGAAGCTAAAGCGCATTTCGTGAAAACAAGTACCGGATTCGGCGGCGGCGGTGCCACGGTTGATGATGTGAAACTGATGAAGAGTGTTGTGGGCGATGCTTTGCAAGTTAAAGCCAGCGGCGGCGTTCGCGATCAGGCCACGGCTGAAGCAATGATTGCAGCCGGGGCTACCCGCCTCGGCACAAGCTCGGGCGTGCAGCTGGTTAAAAATCAAAATGTTACTGGAGCTTACTGATGTCTTTCCTTCCAGCAGAAATTATTAAAGCAAAACGTAATGGTGGGACTCTTTCGCCAGAGCAGATCGAAGAATTTATTCTTGGCTATGCTCGCGGAC is part of the Bdellovibrionales bacterium genome and harbors:
- the rimO gene encoding 30S ribosomal protein S12 methylthiotransferase RimO, encoding MKQEITNGTKKVHFISLGCPKNLVDSEIMAGTLLKDGFEVVGDHSEADTVIVNTCGFIEDSKKESIQRILEMGELKKSGQLKKVVVAGCLTQRYKDDLVEGLPEADLFVGSGEFQNIAKILRNNDAGEKKKTFFNLPTYLQEEATPRVNSQPGHRAYLKISEGCMKRCAFCAIPLIRGNLQSRTIANVVNEAKLLAAGGVKELIIISHDFTDYGWDLRRKNPEAKESPVELLRALTEVEGIEWIRLLYLYPDGITPEMIDLIKNNKKLVKYFDMPLQHINDAVLKSMNRKMTRKEIEEALRIIRTEIPDAVIRTQFIVGFPGETEEQFEELLEFIAEQQFDRVGCFQYSPEEGTPGGKMDAQVDEETKQQRFEAVMEVQQNISREKHRAFIGKTVEVLVEGFSEETDLLLQGRTSQQAPDIDGVVLINDGEAKVGDMVKVLVTDSMEYDLIGEIVPQ
- a CDS encoding Rne/Rng family ribonuclease; protein product: MSAEILINVKPHETRVAYIESGVLTDLKIERKTSPTLVGSVYRGHVIRVLPGMQAAFVDIGLDKAAFLYVGDIREDVDSGAYPFADLDRDDVLGADADTESPPPTSHHNKTPIQDLIKEGQSILVQVAKDPLGTKGARLTTHISLPGRFVVYLPTVRHLGVSRRIESEEERERLRHIVQKINPQGGVIVRTAGEGAAEESLRSDIEYLDRLGKEVFKNYEKKKTPGLIHQEPEVELRALRDLMSENVSSVWVDDVEIHKKVAKFVTQLMPKYKQNIVFYEEKKPLFDLYDIDIEISRSMERKMWLKSGGYIVIDEAEALVVIDVNTGKFVGKKDLEDTILKTNLEAVREIAHQLRIRNCGGIIIIDFIDMEKESHREKVLDALAEELQRDRARTNIVSMSQLGLVEMTRKRIRPSLIKTLCEPCSYCEGKGYIKRKSTIANEIFRELERDAGILENKKTNIVVHCHAEVVDWIYEMEGESLEHVEKKLGRSMAFKIEPNYHIEQYEIFFV
- a CDS encoding outer membrane lipoprotein carrier protein LolA is translated as MSKFPILLSILVFVGMGPTFAAVAKSKEKKPASAVSVLKEVSKKYRNSKLVKIEADKKVTSELLGKTTNYEGEIYLSQGKFRWENETPEQTLLLFDGDTIWNVQYPPKDLGGPVQVAKAKLDKNTKSQILISTLIGKEPIDKNFKVISEKSDKETLNVELQPLSGDLRVKGLTLDVDLKTKQIKKISYKDDVDNTTEIQLKKTEFISKENKDLFKYKIPKDAQVTNL
- a CDS encoding 23S rRNA (pseudouridine(1915)-N(3))-methyltransferase RlmH, whose protein sequence is MKFVLYNLATAKEAWADEAARLYTQKISHFNPFEILTLKPKKSSRDEAAVKKKEESELILSSLSNDDFVILFDERGKSFNSIEFSKKIESVLSSSKKRAVFIIGGAYGVSDEVRSRAQLVVTLSPMVMNHLLAQTVALEQIYRAFTIIRNLPYHNS
- the deoC gene encoding deoxyribose-phosphate aldolase — protein: MKNLASYIDHTILKPETTEAQVRQICQEALDNKFFSVCVNTSFVPLCKTLLKSSQVKVCAVVGFPLGAMSTPAKAFETQWAVENGADEIDMVIQIGELKGGNYDYVREDIRKVVEAAQGRTVKVIIETSLLTQNEKIKACELSKEAKAHFVKTSTGFGGGGATVDDVKLMKSVVGDALQVKASGGVRDQATAEAMIAAGATRLGTSSGVQLVKNQNVTGAY
- a CDS encoding type IV pilus twitching motility protein PilT; this encodes MATIDELFKLMVDQGASDLHITSGAPPYLRLHGNMIALNYRELSSQDVQGLIFEILSEKQKKSFIEKWELDCAYTLAGVGRFRCNIFMQRKGLGAVFRIIPEKIKTAQELNLPPAIMDVIDCEKGLILVTGPTGSGKSTTLASLIHHINATREAHIITVEDPIEFVHPNIKSLINQREVGSHTKSFANALKAALREDPDILLVGELRDLETISLALTAAETGHIVFGTLHTNSAAKTIDRIIDVFPSGQQQQIRTMLAESLRGVIAQTLFTRADGQGRIAAYEIMRNTKAIGNLIRESKIHQIPSAMQTGSSSGMILFEKYIEDLVRKGKVSAHDAKTFLGKEGDTTVAGPGGATKIG
- the nadD gene encoding nicotinate (nicotinamide) nucleotide adenylyltransferase — protein: MRVGIFGGSFNPPHMGHINSLLTVQKKAGLDKIHVVPAAQNPLKVPIAGPSNEQRLELVKLALNTYGKQFFVDDQEIKRGGLSYTIDTVQNLRKDVDPEDLFLIIGADQFEEFSQWKDYQKILTEANLIVTTRPGWDIPSEADELPEFLKSLVAEYDFNFIELTTGRNVQFIRLQDVEVSATEVRKLLRTGRPVEKVLPLSVENYIKEHKLYRPIGEKVGDFEKFTEFCGRVLSEKKAIQVRGFDLTTLAAPTEYSLIASGTSTRHAVSLAENVVEAVKDEYNVLPLSVEGIEEGRWVLVDYGSLIVHVFYDFVRQEYSLEKLWKDGRELSLKDAAN
- the rplU gene encoding 50S ribosomal protein L21, whose protein sequence is MYAIIRTGGKQYKVQAGDVLQVEKLEQDLGKEFDITEVLMIGGDAAVIGQPVVKNAKVTVVVTKQARTRKVIVFKKKRRQGYRRFNTHKQDFTEIFVKAITSPDGKSVKAESTANVTDIAAARVQRIADKQADRKARAEAAVGGGKAAAETLKTEAKKVAKKKVAKKATAKKATKKPAKAGAKKKAAKKATKK
- the rpmA gene encoding 50S ribosomal protein L27 is translated as MASKKAGGSTKNGRDSQSKRLGVKRFGGEQVLPGTIIVRQRGTKFHLGNNVKMGRDYTIYSVIDGLVKFERFSKERFKVSVYPKTA
- the obgE gene encoding GTPase ObgE — encoded protein: MKFIDEVTITVSSGHGGPGAVSFRRESMMPRGGPDGGDGGKGGDVVLKASKHVNSLIDIRHNKKYPAEDGHPGTASKSSGANGQDMVLVVPEGTLIRNMDGEVLVDMTGIEEYTLLKGGRGGKGNHFFKTSTNQAPEHAQPGEDGEELEIKLELKLIADVGIIGFPNAGKSTLISRISAAKPKIADYPFTTLTPNLGVVKAADFKSFVVADIPGLVKGAHQGVGLGIQFLKHIERTRFFIHLVDASGLSGRDPVQDYEDINYELERYDEDSADKEGFFSLRDRPQLVVLNKIDTLSSDQLEKLKSTFKKKTGVEPLVISAVTGKNIKELVIELTRKVFQEDK